From Methanomassiliicoccales archaeon LGM-RCC1, one genomic window encodes:
- a CDS encoding aspartate kinase, whose product MITVMKFGGTSVGSAEAIERVANIIVNTEGDKVVVASAMSGITNFLVQVVDSPTKDIDEIVQQFANKHIMAAEQMFNEETMKEFMVEFNKRLAFFREAIESDPNDAYYKDLVTSLGERFSTLMLSFYIKQMGYDSVALTAETAGIAAVGLPLSGSADLDETASGMTMLVRPLLSQGVIPVITGFYGIKDGVPLTFGRGGSDYSAAVVANALDADMLEIWTDVDGFMTADPRIIKDAIKIEEMTFGEAAELAYFGAKVLHPRTIEPVRIKRIPLKVRNSFKPEEPGTLIHSLKKKGKGLLKSVATKNDLAIVTISSAEIAYRPELVSMIIGKIAQDNIIIYSISTSLSTIAILISNGEVASVINRLNEFDNGEIERIDVKNNASLVCCVGDDLLSKCGATGDIFTAVKEAGVNVEMISEGASEVSLNFVVPMGMVMDVVAVLHSKYIG is encoded by the coding sequence ATGATAACAGTCATGAAGTTCGGGGGAACCAGCGTCGGTTCCGCGGAAGCGATCGAGAGAGTGGCGAACATTATCGTCAACACCGAAGGCGACAAGGTTGTCGTTGCTTCGGCCATGTCAGGCATAACGAATTTCCTGGTCCAGGTCGTCGACAGCCCCACAAAGGACATCGATGAGATAGTCCAGCAGTTCGCCAACAAGCACATCATGGCCGCCGAGCAGATGTTCAACGAGGAGACCATGAAGGAGTTCATGGTCGAGTTCAACAAGAGGCTCGCATTCTTCAGGGAGGCCATCGAGAGCGATCCCAACGACGCATACTACAAGGACCTCGTCACCTCCCTGGGAGAGAGGTTCTCCACTTTGATGCTCTCGTTCTACATCAAGCAGATGGGATATGACTCCGTCGCACTCACCGCTGAGACCGCCGGAATAGCCGCGGTCGGATTGCCCCTGTCAGGTTCGGCTGACCTCGACGAGACGGCCAGCGGAATGACCATGCTGGTCAGGCCTCTGCTATCGCAGGGGGTCATCCCTGTCATCACCGGATTCTACGGTATCAAGGACGGAGTCCCGCTCACCTTCGGAAGAGGAGGATCGGACTACTCCGCCGCAGTCGTCGCCAATGCGCTCGACGCGGACATGCTGGAGATCTGGACGGACGTCGACGGTTTCATGACCGCCGATCCCAGAATCATCAAGGACGCCATCAAGATCGAGGAGATGACCTTCGGAGAGGCGGCAGAGCTCGCATACTTCGGTGCCAAGGTCCTGCACCCCAGGACCATCGAGCCCGTGAGGATCAAGCGCATCCCGCTTAAGGTCAGGAACTCCTTCAAGCCAGAGGAGCCCGGAACGCTCATCCACTCCCTCAAGAAGAAGGGCAAGGGACTTCTGAAGAGCGTAGCCACGAAGAACGATCTGGCGATCGTGACGATCAGTTCTGCTGAGATCGCATACAGGCCCGAGCTTGTATCAATGATCATCGGGAAGATCGCCCAGGACAATATCATCATCTATTCCATATCGACATCGCTGTCGACCATAGCCATACTCATCAGCAACGGCGAGGTCGCATCTGTCATCAACAGGCTCAACGAGTTCGACAACGGCGAGATCGAGAGGATCGACGTGAAGAACAACGCATCCCTCGTGTGCTGCGTCGGTGACGACCTTCTGTCCAAATGCGGCGCGACCGGTGACATCTTCACCGCCGTCAAGGAAGCGGGGGTCAACGTCGAGATGATCTCGGAGGGAGCCTCCGAGGTATCGCTCAACTTCGTCGTGCCCATGGGAATGGTCATGGATGTCGTCGCGGTGCTCCACTCCAAGTACATAGGGTGA
- a CDS encoding aldehyde dehydrogenase family protein yields MADVPDFQTTEEGRQYEQEIMIILSAEKKDYPNYFGGLKIASGHEFKISSPIDPTIEYGIFQEPEEGTMEEAVTAASKAFEQWSKKSAEERIGYFKALPGVLKARREHYAAAITVSTGMVREDALAEVDSAIVAIEKILEDAAKIGRKSPLGVWAVITAHNSPFASPVAYSVAAMVAGNTVVMNPSRYAPMPAHMFYNLMEKYNLPAGVLNLIVDRKEYSTEALANDMRLAGIVASGSGDRLENLMFLQVDDEIRFVNEIKGMNPALIYRPSDMKATVRNIIDSAFSYTGQRLYSCSKVIITRDDQAKFNEVISVFMKDLKVDDPVNDTAYTGPVINDESAEKFKAKATELLPFTIAKAAPVSKELPENYVAPIVVSGLFEEDDLNYMDSGLPILNVMVVDSVDKMFEELENTECGLSAGIFSKDAKVIDRFNKDADVPVKYVNESSRTIRPACTVSLDAFHS; encoded by the coding sequence ATGGCAGACGTTCCCGATTTTCAGACCACGGAAGAAGGCAGGCAGTACGAGCAGGAGATCATGATCATCCTCAGCGCCGAGAAGAAGGATTATCCGAATTACTTCGGCGGACTGAAGATAGCCTCTGGGCATGAGTTCAAGATCTCCAGCCCCATCGATCCCACCATCGAGTACGGGATCTTCCAGGAGCCCGAGGAGGGGACCATGGAGGAGGCCGTCACCGCTGCATCCAAAGCTTTCGAGCAGTGGAGTAAGAAGTCCGCGGAGGAGAGGATCGGGTACTTCAAGGCCCTGCCTGGAGTCCTGAAGGCCAGGAGGGAACATTATGCGGCAGCGATCACCGTGAGCACTGGAATGGTCCGCGAGGATGCCCTTGCTGAGGTGGACTCCGCCATCGTCGCCATAGAGAAGATCCTAGAGGATGCTGCCAAGATCGGAAGGAAGAGTCCCTTGGGCGTATGGGCAGTCATCACCGCCCACAACTCCCCATTCGCATCTCCCGTCGCCTATTCGGTGGCCGCGATGGTGGCAGGGAACACAGTCGTCATGAACCCTTCCAGATATGCGCCAATGCCGGCACACATGTTCTACAACCTCATGGAGAAGTACAACCTTCCCGCGGGGGTCCTGAACCTCATCGTGGACAGGAAGGAGTACTCAACCGAGGCTTTGGCCAACGACATGCGCTTGGCGGGTATCGTGGCATCGGGATCCGGCGACAGGCTGGAGAACCTCATGTTCCTCCAGGTGGACGATGAGATCAGGTTCGTCAACGAGATCAAGGGAATGAATCCCGCATTGATCTACAGGCCCTCCGACATGAAGGCCACGGTCAGGAACATCATCGATTCGGCGTTCTCTTACACCGGACAGCGCCTGTACTCGTGCTCGAAGGTCATCATCACCCGTGACGACCAGGCGAAGTTCAACGAGGTCATATCCGTGTTCATGAAGGACCTGAAGGTCGACGATCCTGTGAACGACACAGCATACACCGGGCCCGTCATCAACGATGAATCCGCCGAGAAGTTCAAGGCGAAGGCGACGGAGCTCCTGCCGTTCACCATAGCGAAGGCGGCACCGGTCTCCAAGGAACTCCCCGAGAATTATGTGGCGCCCATCGTGGTAAGCGGGCTGTTCGAGGAGGACGACCTCAACTACATGGATTCCGGACTGCCCATTCTCAACGTGATGGTAGTGGATTCAGTGGACAAGATGTTCGAGGAGCTGGAGAACACCGAATGCGGTCTTTCTGCAGGAATATTCTCCAAGGATGCCAAGGTCATCGACCGCTTCAACAAGGATGCTGACGTCCCTGTGAAGTATGTCAACGAGAGCAGCAGGACGATCAGGCCCGCATGCACGGTGAGCCTCGACGCATTCCACAGTTGA
- a CDS encoding methyltransferase domain-containing protein translates to MSPQFFFELSGESKDMPLAEVKGCLKAETDECNIISSGPGYAIASFDKKHLDSVADRIAMSHSIGRYLGEYTSEDVSGLADVELPEGSFAIRAKRFEGMMKDVDSQKLIRNAGALLSKNNDVNLKDPDFIVRMQMCDKVHLYLEDKITEKDLLEKRKVAERPFFSPISIHPKYARALINMAEVKRGQTVLDPFCGTGGIVIEAAEMGMKAVASDFDEDMIIGCQENLDFYGLKMHDFDVIDIGEIAERFPDMDSICTDPPYGRSTKTGGENITKLYNRAGEVIPKCLKRGHKAGIVLPQPLEIPGMVREHLFLQRVHGTLTRHYHIFRN, encoded by the coding sequence GTGAGCCCCCAATTCTTCTTCGAACTGTCCGGCGAATCCAAGGATATGCCTTTGGCCGAGGTGAAAGGATGCCTCAAGGCCGAGACCGACGAGTGCAACATCATCTCATCCGGACCGGGCTATGCTATAGCGTCTTTCGACAAGAAGCATCTCGATTCGGTCGCAGACCGTATCGCCATGTCTCACAGCATAGGACGCTACCTGGGGGAATATACTTCAGAAGATGTCTCTGGGCTTGCGGACGTGGAGCTCCCAGAAGGATCGTTCGCTATCAGGGCGAAGAGGTTCGAGGGCATGATGAAGGATGTTGATTCTCAGAAGCTCATCCGCAATGCCGGGGCGCTACTGTCCAAGAACAACGATGTGAATCTGAAGGATCCTGATTTCATAGTCCGGATGCAGATGTGCGACAAGGTTCACCTTTATCTGGAGGACAAGATCACCGAGAAGGATCTACTGGAGAAAAGGAAGGTCGCTGAAAGGCCGTTCTTCTCACCCATCTCGATTCATCCTAAGTACGCAAGGGCACTTATCAACATGGCCGAGGTCAAACGCGGACAGACCGTTCTGGACCCTTTCTGCGGTACCGGGGGGATCGTCATCGAAGCGGCCGAGATGGGAATGAAGGCAGTGGCATCCGATTTCGATGAGGACATGATTATCGGCTGCCAAGAGAACCTGGACTTCTACGGTCTGAAGATGCATGACTTCGATGTCATAGACATCGGTGAGATCGCGGAAAGGTTCCCAGATATGGATTCCATCTGCACAGATCCTCCGTATGGAAGGAGCACCAAGACAGGCGGCGAAAACATCACAAAGCTGTACAACCGCGCGGGAGAGGTCATCCCCAAATGCCTCAAAAGAGGTCATAAGGCAGGGATCGTTCTACCCCAGCCGCTTGAGATTCCCGGAATGGTACGCGAGCACCTGTTCCTTCAAAGGGTTCACGGCACGCTGACGAGGCATTACCATATCTTCAGGAACTGA
- the dapB gene encoding 4-hydroxy-tetrahydrodipicolinate reductase — protein sequence MINVVVGGATGKLGTFVCQKIIASDDMKLIGGTVSPEGKNVGREIYPGIVGKTPAELPELLKGCDVYVDLTSPAAASKIIADIPSYGANIVLGTTAVDQAVLDRMGENIRKNNTSGLISSNFAIGVNVFWKMCEVMAKYLPDYDIEVIEAHHSMKKDAPSGTAMEAVKRLSGATGIEDIEYGRQGVTGPRKREICVHSIRAGDIIGDHTVIFAKNNERVELTHKAISREVFAEGCIESIRWLAGKKDGQIHSMNEVLGL from the coding sequence TTGATTAACGTAGTGGTCGGGGGAGCAACCGGAAAGCTTGGAACCTTCGTCTGCCAGAAGATCATAGCATCGGACGACATGAAGCTCATAGGGGGCACCGTGTCCCCTGAAGGAAAGAACGTTGGCAGGGAGATCTATCCCGGGATAGTCGGGAAGACGCCTGCCGAACTGCCGGAACTGCTGAAGGGGTGCGATGTCTACGTGGACCTCACATCCCCTGCAGCGGCATCGAAGATCATAGCGGACATCCCGTCGTACGGAGCGAACATAGTCCTGGGGACCACTGCGGTGGACCAGGCCGTTCTGGACAGGATGGGGGAGAACATCCGCAAGAACAACACGTCAGGGTTGATCTCTTCCAACTTCGCGATAGGGGTCAACGTGTTCTGGAAGATGTGCGAGGTCATGGCCAAGTATCTTCCGGACTATGACATCGAAGTGATCGAGGCCCATCACAGCATGAAGAAGGACGCCCCCTCGGGAACGGCCATGGAGGCCGTGAAGAGGCTGAGCGGCGCTACGGGCATCGAGGACATCGAATATGGCAGGCAGGGAGTCACTGGACCGCGTAAAAGAGAAATATGCGTGCACTCCATCCGCGCCGGTGATATAATAGGAGACCATACCGTCATCTTCGCCAAGAACAACGAGAGGGTCGAGCTCACCCACAAGGCGATCTCCCGCGAGGTCTTCGCCGAGGGCTGCATCGAATCCATAAGATGGCTGGCGGGGAAGAAGGATGGTCAGATCCACAGCATGAACGAGGTGCTCGGGCTATGA
- the lysA gene encoding diaminopimelate decarboxylase → MMRDFECRDGVMYIAGKSTVELAEEFGTPLYVYDEARIRENYRNIHGAFSRYMDTKIHYACKANTNLSVLRILEQEGSGIDAVSIGEVKTCLKAGFTPDRIMYTGVNVSDKELKEVAELGVMINIDSVSEMERLAKISPQHEISFRITPGVGSGHSDKVITGSKGAKFGIPLKEVIDTYARAKDLGFKIKGIHAHIGSGGQSVEPFLDMMQVIINLVNEIEELGIKLDFIDMGGGIGVPYKPQEDEMDLNELASEITDMIEQETDIKTLILEPGRYIICDAVVLLTSVNDVKDAGLKKYIGCDAGFNTLIRPAFYDSYHYVAIANKFGKACTNRYEVVGPICESGDYLAHDRVLPEPKEGDIVAVYNAGAYGFSMSSNYNSRPLCAEVLVNDGKAELIREPETVEELWRHQIIPERLM, encoded by the coding sequence ATGATGCGCGATTTCGAATGCAGGGACGGCGTGATGTACATCGCCGGCAAATCAACTGTTGAACTGGCGGAGGAGTTCGGTACGCCTCTGTACGTCTACGATGAGGCCAGGATCAGGGAGAACTACAGGAACATCCACGGTGCGTTCTCCAGATACATGGACACCAAGATCCATTACGCATGCAAGGCGAACACCAACCTGTCCGTGCTGAGGATCCTCGAACAGGAGGGATCAGGCATCGATGCCGTATCCATAGGAGAGGTCAAGACCTGCCTGAAGGCCGGATTCACCCCTGACAGGATAATGTACACCGGCGTCAACGTCAGCGACAAGGAGCTGAAGGAGGTCGCGGAGCTTGGAGTCATGATCAACATCGACTCCGTGTCCGAGATGGAGAGGCTCGCAAAGATCTCCCCTCAGCACGAGATATCCTTCCGTATCACCCCCGGTGTCGGATCTGGGCACAGCGACAAGGTCATCACAGGCTCCAAGGGGGCCAAGTTCGGCATCCCCCTCAAAGAGGTCATCGACACCTACGCCAGGGCCAAGGACCTGGGATTCAAGATCAAGGGCATACACGCCCACATAGGCTCCGGAGGACAATCCGTGGAGCCCTTCCTCGACATGATGCAGGTCATCATCAACCTGGTCAACGAGATAGAGGAGCTCGGCATCAAGCTGGATTTCATCGACATGGGCGGAGGCATAGGAGTCCCCTACAAGCCGCAGGAGGATGAGATGGACCTCAACGAGCTCGCCTCCGAGATCACCGACATGATCGAGCAGGAGACGGATATCAAGACGCTCATACTCGAACCCGGCAGATACATCATCTGCGATGCTGTCGTTCTCCTGACGTCCGTGAACGACGTCAAAGACGCTGGGCTGAAGAAGTACATCGGATGCGATGCAGGATTCAACACGCTCATCAGGCCGGCATTCTACGATTCATATCACTACGTCGCCATTGCGAACAAGTTCGGCAAGGCATGCACCAACAGGTACGAGGTCGTCGGACCCATCTGCGAATCCGGCGACTACCTCGCCCACGACCGTGTGCTCCCCGAACCCAAGGAGGGCGACATCGTCGCCGTCTACAACGCAGGAGCGTACGGATTCTCCATGTCCAGCAACTACAACTCCAGGCCCCTGTGCGCAGAGGTCCTGGTCAACGACGGCAAGGCGGAGCTCATCCGCGAGCCCGAGACCGTGGAGGAGCTGTGGAGACACCAGATCATACCCGAGAGGCTGATGTGA
- a CDS encoding aminotransferase class I/II-fold pyridoxal phosphate-dependent enzyme, translating into MAVFEQAERLKKIPPYLFVRLEQLSAEKRAKGWDMIDFGIGDPDLPAPQCIVDEMYAQAKINENQKYSSSAGEKDLRVAVAKWYKKRYGLDIDPDTQVCVTIGSKEGIFNIAQAFVNEGETIIAPSPGYPVYSGAATLFNEAKCVKVPLKAENGWLLDVDECPQGARMLYLNYPNNPTGTTCDLDYLKKVYDWCDSNNTIFCYDNAYCEMVYDGYQAPSALQAGPNCIEFGSFSKTFNMTGFRLGYAVGHPDLVAGLKKCKGQIDSGAPIFIQKAAIKALDLYGPNGEAPEEVAKNMKIYAERRKVLVDGLRELGYDVKMPMGTFYVWFNCGMPSDEFTQKMIDLGIIVTPGTGFGESCEGYIRMTVTEPVERIRKALDRMKQNKYIE; encoded by the coding sequence ATGGCAGTATTCGAACAGGCTGAAAGGCTCAAAAAGATTCCACCCTACCTTTTCGTCAGGCTGGAGCAGCTCTCCGCGGAGAAGAGAGCCAAAGGATGGGACATGATCGATTTCGGAATCGGCGATCCGGATCTCCCGGCCCCGCAGTGCATCGTCGACGAGATGTACGCCCAGGCCAAGATCAACGAGAATCAGAAGTACTCCTCGTCGGCAGGCGAGAAGGATCTCCGCGTCGCCGTCGCCAAATGGTACAAGAAGAGGTACGGCCTCGACATCGATCCCGACACCCAGGTCTGCGTAACCATAGGCTCCAAGGAAGGGATATTCAACATCGCCCAGGCCTTCGTCAACGAAGGCGAGACGATCATCGCACCCTCGCCCGGATACCCCGTGTACTCCGGAGCGGCCACCCTGTTCAACGAGGCCAAGTGCGTCAAGGTCCCCCTGAAGGCGGAGAACGGATGGCTCCTGGATGTCGACGAGTGCCCCCAGGGCGCAAGGATGCTCTATCTGAACTATCCCAACAACCCGACGGGTACCACATGCGACCTGGACTACCTCAAGAAGGTGTACGACTGGTGCGATTCCAACAACACCATCTTCTGCTACGACAACGCGTACTGCGAGATGGTCTACGACGGATACCAGGCTCCTTCCGCACTGCAGGCAGGACCTAACTGCATAGAGTTCGGATCGTTCTCCAAGACGTTCAACATGACCGGATTCAGGCTCGGCTACGCCGTTGGACACCCGGACCTCGTCGCGGGACTGAAGAAGTGCAAGGGACAGATAGACTCCGGAGCCCCCATCTTCATCCAGAAGGCCGCCATCAAGGCATTGGACCTCTACGGGCCGAACGGAGAGGCGCCTGAGGAGGTCGCCAAGAACATGAAGATCTACGCCGAGAGGAGGAAGGTCCTCGTGGACGGCCTCAGGGAACTGGGCTACGACGTCAAGATGCCCATGGGAACCTTCTATGTATGGTTCAACTGCGGCATGCCTTCGGACGAGTTCACTCAGAAGATGATCGACCTCGGAATCATCGTTACCCCCGGTACCGGCTTCGGAGAATCCTGCGAAGGATACATCAGGATGACCGTCACCGAGCCCGTCGAGCGCATAAGGAAGGCGCTTGACAGGATGAAGCAGAACAAGTACATCGAGTGA
- the radA gene encoding DNA repair and recombination protein RadA: MATKTLEDIPGVGPAIAEKLREAGYNELMAIAVASPSELAETCEIGEKKAMDIIEGAKLCADIGGFETGEDILERRKQITKLTTGSKAFDELLAGGLETQSIVELFGEFGSCKTQVCFQLAVNATLPEEKGGFDSDVIIIDTENTFRPERIIQMANYMGADPDETLKRIHVARAFNSQHQVLLVDKALELAQTMKVKLLIVDSLTSHFRAEYVGRGALAERQQILNRHMHDLLNFATLNNAVIAVTNQVAAKPDAFFGDPTRPIGGHIVGHTATFRIYLRKGKAGKRIARLIDSPNLPEGEAVFMVTEDGIKD, translated from the coding sequence ATGGCCACAAAAACCCTTGAAGATATACCAGGAGTAGGACCAGCCATAGCAGAAAAACTCCGTGAAGCAGGATACAACGAACTGATGGCCATCGCAGTTGCTTCCCCGTCCGAACTTGCAGAGACTTGCGAGATCGGGGAGAAGAAGGCAATGGACATCATAGAGGGTGCCAAGCTTTGCGCGGACATTGGCGGTTTCGAGACAGGAGAAGACATCCTGGAGAGACGCAAACAGATAACCAAGCTCACGACCGGATCGAAGGCCTTCGACGAGCTCCTCGCAGGAGGTCTGGAGACGCAGTCCATCGTGGAGCTGTTCGGAGAGTTCGGAAGCTGTAAGACGCAGGTCTGCTTCCAGCTCGCGGTTAACGCCACACTCCCTGAGGAGAAGGGCGGTTTCGACTCGGATGTCATAATCATCGACACAGAGAACACGTTCAGGCCGGAAAGGATCATCCAGATGGCCAACTACATGGGCGCGGACCCCGACGAGACCCTGAAGAGGATCCACGTCGCCAGAGCATTCAACTCCCAGCACCAGGTGCTGCTCGTTGACAAGGCGCTGGAGCTCGCACAGACCATGAAGGTCAAGCTGCTCATCGTGGACTCGCTCACATCACACTTCAGAGCGGAATACGTAGGAAGGGGAGCGCTCGCCGAGAGGCAGCAGATCCTCAACCGCCACATGCACGATCTGCTCAACTTCGCAACGCTGAACAACGCCGTCATCGCAGTGACCAACCAGGTGGCTGCAAAGCCCGATGCGTTCTTCGGAGACCCCACCAGGCCCATCGGAGGACACATCGTAGGTCACACCGCCACCTTCCGTATCTACCTGAGGAAGGGAAAGGCTGGAAAGAGGATCGCAAGACTGATCGACTCACCCAACCTGCCTGAAGGCGAAGCTGTCTTCATGGTGACCGAAGACGGTATTAAGGACTAA
- the dapF gene encoding diaminopimelate epimerase: MHFWKYHGIGNDFVLLDGTDGDLEIDNEWCKGACDRHFGIGADGVLYIMPGEGTDITMRIINADGTEAEMCGNGIRCVAVHAYNHGIVDKEEFTINTMAGVLKAKVVVEDGVAVSTVIDMGAPILDGRSIPIDYDGQYINEDFALMKFFFKANAVSMGNPHFITFQEMDDATIDLLGPMIETHRLFPRKTNVEFCRIIDGKIYIRVFERGAGWTLACGTGACASTVAAALNGFVPFNTPVGVHLPGGWLKITVDKDLKYVLMDGPAELVFEGDVPDGCME, from the coding sequence ATGCATTTCTGGAAATATCACGGAATAGGAAACGACTTCGTCCTCCTCGACGGGACCGACGGAGATCTGGAGATAGACAACGAGTGGTGCAAGGGTGCCTGCGACAGGCACTTCGGCATCGGAGCCGATGGCGTGCTCTACATCATGCCCGGCGAAGGGACCGACATCACAATGAGGATCATCAACGCCGACGGGACCGAGGCGGAGATGTGCGGCAACGGTATCAGATGCGTCGCCGTGCACGCCTACAACCACGGCATCGTTGACAAGGAGGAGTTCACCATCAACACCATGGCAGGAGTCCTGAAGGCTAAGGTCGTCGTGGAGGACGGAGTGGCCGTGAGCACGGTCATCGACATGGGAGCGCCCATCCTCGACGGAAGGTCCATCCCTATCGACTACGACGGACAGTACATCAACGAGGACTTCGCCCTCATGAAGTTCTTCTTCAAGGCCAACGCCGTATCCATGGGCAACCCCCATTTCATCACATTCCAGGAAATGGACGACGCTACAATCGACCTTCTCGGTCCTATGATCGAGACACACAGGCTCTTCCCCAGGAAGACCAACGTGGAGTTCTGCAGGATCATCGACGGCAAAATCTACATAAGGGTCTTCGAGAGAGGGGCCGGATGGACACTCGCCTGCGGTACAGGCGCATGCGCCAGCACGGTAGCAGCAGCGCTCAACGGATTCGTTCCGTTCAACACCCCGGTGGGCGTCCATCTGCCCGGCGGATGGCTGAAGATCACTGTGGACAAGGACCTCAAGTACGTCCTGATGGACGGACCCGCGGAGCTGGTCTTCGAGGGCGACGTTCCCGACGGTTGCATGGAGTGA
- a CDS encoding ACT domain protein translates to MKIWEFAKVNGSSIKVDNWISDTIGIVDGGCVYSTLFKHPEQGPKNYEIMLSMFPQENYRTLTHITMYLDDVPGSSAQAAHFLAEREINILNSVSLNGISDTVIVWKLMADMNFAGEGELLLEKFKELKHNNDPSVSKIKRIEIKPADIGRLFKGKVEETGKEEIRRGYPTTIKNGCFDIAEVYGDILPNLDGKNVLITMDADSWICSITLFKEETKLVKVSMEIPDCPGSITQTLDGIADWNVNLISVFSKVKICYETMSLELVMDICKSNKTASEIRDLLPKSLDNLNGVFVLKEFVELM, encoded by the coding sequence ATGAAGATTTGGGAATTCGCGAAGGTCAATGGCTCATCGATCAAGGTCGACAACTGGATATCGGACACGATTGGTATCGTCGACGGCGGATGTGTTTACAGCACGCTTTTCAAGCATCCGGAACAGGGTCCCAAAAACTACGAGATCATGCTTTCCATGTTCCCTCAGGAGAACTACCGCACCCTGACGCACATCACGATGTACCTGGACGACGTCCCGGGATCCAGTGCCCAGGCCGCGCATTTCCTGGCCGAGAGGGAGATCAACATCCTGAACTCGGTCTCGCTGAACGGAATATCCGACACCGTCATCGTATGGAAGCTCATGGCCGACATGAACTTCGCCGGAGAGGGAGAGCTGCTCCTCGAGAAGTTCAAGGAGCTCAAGCACAACAACGACCCTTCCGTCTCCAAGATCAAGAGGATCGAGATCAAGCCCGCCGACATCGGAAGGCTGTTCAAGGGCAAGGTCGAGGAGACCGGCAAGGAGGAGATCAGGCGCGGATACCCCACCACAATCAAGAACGGATGCTTCGACATCGCGGAGGTCTACGGCGACATCCTGCCTAACCTCGACGGTAAGAACGTCCTCATCACCATGGATGCCGATTCATGGATCTGCTCCATCACGCTCTTCAAGGAGGAGACGAAGCTTGTCAAGGTCTCGATGGAGATCCCCGACTGCCCCGGAAGCATCACACAGACTCTGGATGGCATCGCTGACTGGAACGTCAACCTCATATCCGTTTTCAGCAAGGTCAAGATCTGCTACGAGACCATGAGCCTCGAGCTGGTCATGGACATCTGCAAGAGCAACAAGACCGCATCCGAGATCAGGGACCTCCTGCCCAAATCGCTGGACAACCTGAACGGCGTATTCGTCCTCAAAGAGTTCGTCGAGTTGATGTGA
- a CDS encoding geranylgeranylglyceryl/heptaprenylglyceryl phosphate synthase encodes MTVKQYMLDKIANGTVHAALIDPDKQTPERAAELAKAMKEAGTDIIFVGGSSGITKENLSSTSKAIKEASGLPVVLFGGPPDSLNKELDAVLFMQIVNSTDPKFITFGQVAAAPVIAQLGLESFPMGYVIVEPGMTVARVSSAKLVGQDEIEKAVAYAMACKMFGFEFAYFEAGSGADKPVPPAMIAAIKKYVDIPLIIGGGIRTPEAAAAARVAGADVIVTGTMIEKGASAEELKAVVSAAKGI; translated from the coding sequence ATGACAGTCAAACAATACATGCTCGACAAGATTGCGAACGGAACTGTGCATGCTGCACTCATCGATCCCGACAAGCAGACCCCAGAGAGAGCGGCCGAGCTTGCAAAGGCAATGAAGGAGGCGGGCACAGACATCATCTTCGTCGGCGGTTCCAGCGGTATCACCAAAGAGAACCTCTCATCAACGTCCAAGGCTATCAAGGAGGCTTCCGGTCTTCCCGTCGTCCTCTTCGGAGGACCCCCGGATTCCCTCAACAAGGAGCTCGATGCTGTACTGTTCATGCAGATCGTCAACTCTACGGACCCCAAATTTATCACCTTCGGGCAGGTGGCTGCAGCACCCGTCATTGCTCAGCTCGGACTGGAGTCCTTCCCCATGGGATACGTCATCGTCGAACCCGGAATGACCGTCGCCCGCGTAAGCAGCGCCAAGCTCGTCGGACAGGATGAGATCGAGAAGGCGGTCGCCTACGCCATGGCCTGCAAGATGTTCGGATTCGAATTCGCCTACTTCGAGGCAGGGTCCGGAGCTGACAAGCCCGTACCTCCCGCGATGATCGCCGCAATCAAGAAGTACGTGGACATCCCCCTCATTATCGGAGGAGGAATCAGGACACCCGAGGCAGCCGCAGCGGCAAGGGTCGCCGGAGCGGACGTCATCGTCACCGGGACCATGATTGAGAAGGGAGCTTCCGCAGAGGAGCTCAAGGCTGTTGTCTCTGCAGCCAAGGGAATCTGA